One genomic region from Ruficoccus amylovorans encodes:
- a CDS encoding anti-sigma factor antagonist gives MEITQEKQDSINILSLQGRLDVSTSGSLDEKLTSLAEAGEVKVLVDCRELDYISSAGLRVLLSAAKQFKKQSGSIALATLNPNVKQVFEISGFTSIFPIYATREEALQALS, from the coding sequence GTGGAAATTACCCAGGAAAAACAGGACTCCATCAATATTCTCAGCCTCCAGGGGCGTCTCGATGTCAGCACATCCGGCTCGCTGGACGAAAAGCTGACCTCGCTGGCCGAAGCGGGCGAAGTCAAGGTGCTGGTGGACTGCCGCGAGCTGGACTACATCAGTAGCGCGGGCCTGCGTGTGCTGCTCTCCGCCGCCAAGCAGTTCAAGAAGCAGTCGGGGTCCATCGCCCTGGCGACGCTCAACCCGAACGTCAAGCAGGTCTTCGAAATCTCCGGCTTTACCAGCATTTTCCCGATCTACGCGACCCGCGAGGAAGCCCTCCAGGCCCTCTCCTGA
- a CDS encoding exopolysaccharide biosynthesis polyprenyl glycosylphosphotransferase produces the protein MLDSRYRGLLALHGCVIVLVLPLLFYVLALVGVEFAGRLEYELINWPLYMTGLVSAGAIFFNFYTLLGPSVSAQDRARVFQVTNLQIFILVLILFAIIFATKDKAISRVFIGLYLVCAYLILFSLNMFLPGWLSRYVLGGKNTRSCLVVGTTASCSRIAGWLRSKQSLGIEVIGLLNYGETEPQQIDIPLLGDVSRLRETIREQGVNQIILLETRHSKEWVKEILEAAEEEGCQILIFNPWAEYFDYPLISVKDGPHTFFTLREEPLESPLNRMIKRLLDLSIAVPVVFLVLPVMIPLVWFFHRRESPGPVFFKQVRRGYNRREFVLYKFRTMHVRRKGDEARQATRHDPRVFHFGEFMRRTSLDELPQFINVLKGEMSVVGPRPHLPEHDRIFSQDVKIYPQRHFVKPGLTGLAQCKGFRGEITDVELLRQRVHYDLEYINEWSVWMDIEIILRTVHMILRPPSSAY, from the coding sequence ATGCTCGACAGTCGCTATAGAGGACTCCTGGCCCTGCACGGATGTGTTATCGTGCTGGTGTTGCCGCTGCTGTTCTATGTCCTGGCCCTGGTCGGGGTGGAGTTCGCCGGGCGGCTGGAGTATGAGTTGATCAACTGGCCCCTGTATATGACAGGCCTGGTGTCGGCCGGGGCGATTTTCTTCAACTTCTACACCCTGCTGGGGCCGTCGGTCTCAGCGCAGGACCGGGCGCGGGTCTTTCAGGTCACAAACCTCCAGATCTTCATTCTGGTGCTGATTCTGTTTGCGATCATCTTCGCGACCAAGGACAAGGCCATCTCCCGTGTGTTCATCGGCTTGTACCTGGTGTGCGCGTACCTGATCCTGTTTTCGCTGAACATGTTCCTGCCCGGCTGGCTCTCCCGCTACGTGCTGGGGGGGAAGAACACCCGCTCGTGTCTGGTGGTGGGGACGACGGCCTCGTGCTCGCGCATCGCCGGTTGGCTGCGCAGCAAGCAGTCGCTCGGGATCGAGGTGATCGGACTGCTCAACTACGGCGAAACGGAGCCGCAACAGATAGATATCCCTTTGCTGGGAGATGTCTCGCGGCTGCGGGAGACGATCCGCGAGCAGGGGGTCAACCAGATCATCCTGCTGGAGACCCGCCACTCAAAGGAGTGGGTAAAGGAGATCCTCGAAGCAGCGGAGGAGGAGGGCTGCCAGATCCTGATTTTCAACCCCTGGGCGGAATATTTCGACTACCCCCTGATCAGCGTCAAGGACGGCCCTCACACGTTCTTCACCCTGCGGGAAGAGCCGCTGGAAAGCCCGCTCAACCGCATGATCAAGCGTCTGCTCGACCTTTCCATCGCGGTGCCGGTGGTTTTTCTGGTTCTGCCGGTGATGATTCCGCTGGTGTGGTTTTTCCACCGCCGCGAGTCACCGGGACCAGTGTTTTTCAAGCAAGTCCGCCGGGGGTACAACCGACGGGAGTTTGTCCTGTACAAGTTCCGCACCATGCACGTGCGGCGCAAAGGAGACGAGGCCAGGCAGGCGACCCGGCACGACCCGCGGGTTTTCCACTTCGGGGAGTTTATGCGCCGCACGAGCCTGGACGAGTTGCCGCAGTTCATTAATGTGCTCAAGGGCGAAATGAGCGTGGTCGGCCCCCGCCCGCACTTGCCCGAGCACGACCGGATCTTCAGCCAGGACGTGAAAATCTATCCGCAGCGCCATTTCGTAAAGCCCGGCCTGACCGGCCTGGCCCAGTGTAAGGGCTTTCGGGGCGAGATCACCGACGTGGAACTGCTGCGTCAGCGGGTCCACTACGACCTGGAGTATATTAATGAGTGGTCGGTCTGGATGGACATCGAAATTATCCTGCGCACGGTGCATATGATCCTGCGCCCGCCCTCCTCGGCGTACTGA
- a CDS encoding chemotaxis protein CheW, whose translation MLIILFQLGPRRYGLDSQRVVEIVPAMPVREVPGTPAAVKGIFEYRGKILPVIDLCQLTVGRPAEIFLSTRYLVVEANGGSGQLVALLAEKVTDTLTVDEAALLDPGLRPPEAPHLGRVLKDARGELVQCVEVEELITPEIRALLRQCKEVPA comes from the coding sequence ATGTTGATCATTTTGTTCCAACTCGGCCCGCGCCGCTACGGACTGGATTCGCAGCGGGTGGTGGAGATTGTGCCCGCCATGCCCGTGCGTGAGGTGCCCGGCACTCCCGCCGCGGTGAAGGGGATTTTCGAGTATCGGGGGAAAATCCTGCCCGTGATTGACCTGTGCCAGTTAACGGTCGGTCGCCCGGCGGAGATTTTTCTGAGCACCCGTTACCTTGTGGTCGAGGCCAACGGCGGGAGCGGCCAACTTGTCGCCCTGCTGGCCGAGAAAGTCACCGACACCCTGACGGTGGACGAGGCCGCGCTGCTCGACCCGGGGCTGCGCCCGCCGGAGGCCCCGCACCTGGGCCGCGTGCTCAAGGATGCCCGCGGCGAGCTTGTCCAGTGCGTCGAGGTCGAGGAACTGATCACCCCCGAGATTCGCGCCCTGCTGCGCCAGTGTAAGGAGGTCCCGGCATGA
- a CDS encoding GbsR/MarR family transcriptional regulator: MSTAPADTSLGQTEREIIALMAGAVQMLDLPKSLGEIYGLLYVCEEPLCMDDIIKRLGISLGTASQGLKQLRAFRAVRTVEKPGRRCDYYEPETELRRLLGNILREQLQPRLDSGQEKLRQLKDRLREEPDSARQAHLRQRVDKLFRWHANASRLLPLLSTLMKT; encoded by the coding sequence ATGAGCACCGCCCCCGCAGACACGAGCCTCGGCCAGACCGAGCGGGAGATCATCGCGCTGATGGCAGGCGCGGTGCAGATGCTCGACCTGCCCAAGTCCCTGGGCGAAATCTACGGGCTGCTCTACGTCTGCGAGGAGCCCCTGTGTATGGACGACATCATCAAGCGGCTCGGCATCAGCCTCGGCACCGCCAGCCAGGGGCTTAAGCAGTTGCGGGCCTTCCGCGCCGTACGCACGGTGGAAAAGCCCGGCCGCCGCTGCGACTACTACGAACCCGAAACCGAACTGCGCCGTCTCCTGGGGAACATCCTGCGCGAACAGCTCCAGCCCCGGCTCGACTCCGGTCAGGAAAAACTCCGCCAACTCAAGGATCGCCTGCGCGAGGAGCCCGACTCCGCCCGCCAGGCGCACCTTCGGCAGCGGGTGGACAAGCTATTCCGCTGGCACGCCAACGCCAGCCGCCTCCTGCCACTGCTCAGCACCCTGATGAAAACATGA
- a CDS encoding methyl-accepting chemotaxis protein yields MKMRSKIMLTMVLPVLVIMLSLAAFNMLRVRDTLIAGQKQLIAEQLQKAALEIERDNSESVSVVRTLALAQQNGLFGKREETIELLRGVLDDFPEFIGASCGYEPNADGRDAEYVQNFKDGDTYLDADGRFLAYWFRDPQNNGAYTLEPLVDMESALYYAGVKEKYIRGSSETFLVTEPYVYNHANLIVEQMAPIIIDGRFMGICGIDRGLDFLDEFINKLKPYESAEFFLISSRGRIISTTYGSGLRTAPVDQLFVQENPGEKGRMLTDVFTFDEGSGMLQFDEAKAERLLDGNVSNTYRDIFQRFSLSRRNTDVIEIDDPLRGERSFIASAYIPTGGWRLVMTVSFSEIMAPTRESAALTFAMVGVTVLLIILIIWIFANSFSRRISVANELAQRVARGDLTAEVEVDTKDESGQLLQAIKDMVGSLNGLLLQVKSATIQLVSTATRITGTAKSQEATIQDFGASTTQIAAAVSQISATSRELLNTMENVSSSSSETAGMAETGRQQLAAMAEAMSHLDGATQSISDKLAAISDKASNITRIVTAINKVSEQTNLLSLNAAIEAEKAGEFGLGFAVVAREIRRLASQTAKATVDIDQMVKEMQSAVSAGVMEMDKFSEGVRGGVGEIDELSRQLDGIISRVQELSPRFAEVREGMQSQTQGAAQISDAMTNLKDGAQRSADSLVEFDKATQALHTAVNNLRREVSRFKVADRNTTGMTNMPFPMRPKKSSGG; encoded by the coding sequence ATGAAGATGCGTTCGAAAATCATGCTGACGATGGTGCTCCCGGTGCTGGTCATCATGCTCTCGCTGGCCGCCTTCAACATGCTCCGGGTGCGCGACACCTTGATCGCCGGGCAGAAGCAGCTCATCGCCGAACAGCTCCAGAAAGCCGCCCTCGAAATCGAGCGTGACAACAGCGAATCGGTCTCCGTCGTGCGGACGCTCGCCCTGGCCCAGCAGAACGGCCTCTTCGGCAAGCGCGAGGAGACAATCGAGCTTTTACGTGGCGTGCTGGACGACTTTCCGGAGTTCATCGGGGCCAGTTGCGGCTACGAGCCCAACGCCGACGGACGCGACGCCGAGTATGTGCAGAACTTCAAGGACGGGGACACCTATCTCGACGCCGACGGGCGCTTCCTGGCCTATTGGTTCCGCGACCCGCAGAACAACGGTGCCTACACGCTGGAGCCGCTGGTGGACATGGAGAGCGCGCTCTACTACGCCGGGGTGAAGGAGAAGTACATCCGCGGCAGCAGCGAGACGTTCCTCGTGACCGAGCCCTACGTTTATAACCACGCCAACTTGATCGTCGAACAGATGGCCCCCATTATCATCGACGGGCGCTTCATGGGCATCTGCGGGATCGATCGGGGTCTGGACTTCCTCGACGAGTTCATCAACAAGCTCAAGCCCTACGAGTCGGCGGAGTTCTTTCTCATCAGCAGCCGGGGGCGCATCATTTCAACCACCTACGGCTCGGGCTTGCGGACCGCGCCGGTTGACCAGCTCTTTGTTCAGGAAAACCCCGGTGAAAAAGGCCGTATGCTGACCGATGTCTTCACTTTCGACGAGGGCAGCGGGATGCTCCAGTTTGACGAGGCCAAGGCCGAGCGCCTCCTCGACGGCAACGTCAGCAACACCTACCGCGACATCTTCCAGCGCTTTTCCCTCTCGCGACGCAACACCGATGTGATCGAGATCGACGACCCCCTGCGCGGTGAGCGCTCCTTCATCGCCAGCGCCTACATCCCCACCGGGGGCTGGCGCCTGGTCATGACGGTGAGCTTCAGCGAGATCATGGCGCCGACCCGCGAATCTGCCGCGCTCACCTTTGCGATGGTCGGGGTGACGGTGCTGCTGATTATTCTCATCATCTGGATCTTTGCCAATTCCTTCTCGCGTCGTATTTCGGTAGCAAACGAGTTGGCCCAGCGTGTGGCCCGGGGCGACCTCACGGCGGAAGTCGAAGTCGATACCAAGGACGAGTCCGGCCAACTGCTCCAGGCGATCAAGGATATGGTCGGCAGCCTCAACGGCCTGCTGCTCCAGGTCAAAAGCGCCACTATCCAGCTTGTCTCGACCGCCACCCGGATCACCGGCACGGCCAAGTCGCAGGAGGCGACGATTCAGGACTTCGGGGCCTCGACGACGCAGATCGCCGCTGCCGTGAGCCAGATCAGCGCAACCTCCCGCGAACTGCTCAACACGATGGAGAATGTCTCCTCCAGCTCCTCCGAGACCGCGGGCATGGCCGAGACCGGCCGCCAGCAGCTCGCCGCCATGGCCGAGGCCATGAGCCACCTGGACGGGGCCACGCAGTCGATTTCGGACAAGCTCGCGGCCATCTCCGACAAGGCCAGCAACATCACCCGCATCGTCACCGCCATCAACAAGGTTTCCGAGCAGACGAACCTGCTCTCGCTCAACGCCGCCATCGAGGCGGAAAAAGCGGGCGAGTTCGGGCTGGGCTTCGCCGTGGTGGCGCGTGAGATTCGCCGGCTGGCCAGCCAGACCGCCAAGGCCACGGTGGACATCGACCAGATGGTGAAGGAGATGCAGAGCGCCGTCTCCGCCGGAGTCATGGAGATGGACAAGTTCTCCGAGGGCGTGCGCGGCGGCGTGGGCGAGATTGACGAGCTCAGCCGCCAGCTCGACGGCATCATCAGCCGCGTACAGGAGCTTTCCCCGCGCTTCGCCGAGGTGCGGGAAGGGATGCAGTCGCAGACGCAGGGCGCGGCCCAGATCAGCGACGCGATGACGAACCTCAAGGACGGCGCGCAGCGCAGCGCCGATTCGCTGGTCGAGTTCGACAAGGCCACGCAGGCCCTGCACACGGCGGTCAACAACCTGCGGCGCGAAGTTTCCCGCTTCAAGGTAGCCGACCGCAACACCACCGGCATGACGAACATGCCCTTTCCCATGCGCCCGAAAAAATCTTCCGGCGGCTGA
- a CDS encoding CheR family methyltransferase, giving the protein MTLPPDMLQRLRRTYGFDDTVLSGPGCLVAAHHRMRQLGVEDEDAYLEKLLASGEEFEAFVDELLVPESWFFRDRAPFDFLARWVQSEWSGQSGPDRMLRVLSVPCASGPEPYSIAMTLIDSGLPERSFRVYAGDVSERNLVHARRGEYRSMAFRGKDAEGRRHHFEPLPEGGMRVREQVRRCVSFKRCNLLDPGSLAFAPSFDVIFCRNVLIYFCEDARRSVVGHMQKLLADGGLFFVGHADGLSVLTGEFEPTGPASAFCYRRRLSVPASGVAKPCSVPARKTGRVSASGSASRRSSTVVPARSALKSPVPAATSGAVNASSEKDASALVLHEIARLADQGNLAAAREQCLTHLQTHKPSADALFLLGQIEMASSRLAEAETCIRKALYLNPNHLDALVQMALLAERRGSAQEAQRLRARVRKLEAAHV; this is encoded by the coding sequence ATGACCCTGCCGCCGGATATGCTCCAGCGCCTGCGCCGCACCTACGGCTTTGACGATACTGTGCTTTCGGGGCCGGGCTGCCTCGTTGCCGCGCACCACCGCATGCGCCAGCTCGGGGTGGAGGATGAGGATGCCTACCTGGAAAAGCTGTTGGCGTCGGGGGAGGAGTTTGAGGCGTTTGTCGACGAGCTACTGGTGCCCGAGTCGTGGTTTTTTCGGGACCGCGCCCCCTTTGATTTTCTGGCCCGCTGGGTCCAGTCCGAGTGGTCCGGCCAGTCCGGCCCCGACCGCATGCTGCGCGTACTGAGCGTGCCCTGCGCCTCCGGTCCCGAGCCGTATTCGATTGCCATGACACTGATCGACTCCGGTCTGCCGGAAAGAAGTTTCCGCGTCTATGCCGGGGATGTGAGCGAGCGTAACCTCGTCCACGCCCGCCGGGGTGAGTACCGCTCGATGGCCTTCCGGGGGAAGGATGCTGAGGGCCGTCGTCACCACTTCGAGCCGCTTCCGGAGGGCGGGATGCGGGTGCGCGAGCAGGTGCGCCGTTGTGTGTCCTTCAAGCGCTGCAACCTGCTCGATCCCGGCAGCCTCGCCTTCGCCCCGTCTTTTGACGTGATTTTCTGCCGCAACGTGCTGATCTACTTCTGCGAGGATGCTCGCCGCAGCGTGGTCGGCCACATGCAGAAACTATTGGCCGACGGCGGGCTGTTTTTCGTCGGACACGCCGACGGACTGTCCGTGCTGACGGGCGAGTTTGAGCCGACCGGTCCGGCGAGCGCTTTCTGCTACCGCCGGCGGCTGAGCGTCCCGGCATCGGGTGTCGCTAAACCATGCTCCGTCCCCGCCCGCAAGACAGGCCGGGTTTCCGCATCGGGTTCCGCTTCGCGCCGGTCTTCAACTGTCGTGCCCGCTCGTTCCGCTTTAAAATCGCCCGTTCCCGCCGCGACTTCCGGGGCCGTGAACGCTTCCTCCGAAAAGGACGCTTCCGCCCTGGTCCTGCACGAGATTGCGCGACTGGCAGATCAGGGGAATCTCGCCGCCGCCCGTGAGCAGTGCCTGACGCATTTGCAGACCCATAAGCCAAGTGCCGACGCTCTCTTTTTGCTCGGGCAGATCGAGATGGCTTCATCGCGGCTGGCAGAGGCCGAGACCTGTATCCGCAAGGCCCTTTACCTGAATCCGAACCA
- the nusG gene encoding transcription termination/antitermination protein NusG — translation MTFSDQAAWYCLKTQPKRERAAATSLSALDGVSVLFPQVRYRRQTARRGRTVLEPLFPNYLFARFRPLHQIKAVGYARGVAYVVRQGTDLIPVPASVVEELATLAPGNILELPLQPVQAGENIRIIAGIFQGNSADVVRLLPGSERVRVLLDILGRSQEIELSLNEVERRYRHPLGSQPSEGS, via the coding sequence ATGACTTTCTCTGACCAAGCGGCGTGGTACTGCCTGAAGACCCAGCCCAAACGCGAGCGAGCCGCCGCGACGAGCCTGAGCGCGCTCGACGGGGTGAGCGTGCTCTTCCCCCAAGTGCGCTACCGGCGGCAGACTGCCCGGCGGGGACGCACGGTACTGGAACCGCTTTTCCCGAACTACCTCTTCGCCCGCTTCCGCCCCCTGCACCAGATCAAGGCCGTGGGCTACGCCCGCGGAGTCGCCTATGTCGTGCGTCAGGGAACAGACCTGATCCCCGTCCCGGCCTCCGTCGTCGAGGAGTTGGCCACCCTCGCCCCCGGCAACATCCTGGAGCTTCCCCTGCAGCCGGTCCAGGCCGGAGAAAACATCCGCATTATCGCGGGGATTTTCCAGGGCAACAGCGCCGATGTCGTCCGCCTGCTTCCGGGCTCCGAACGCGTGCGCGTGCTACTCGACATCCTCGGGCGCAGCCAGGAGATCGAACTTTCCCTCAACGAAGTGGAACGCCGCTACCGCCATCCGCTTGGTTCACAACCATCCGAAGGCTCCTGA
- a CDS encoding methyl-accepting chemotaxis protein, which produces MKLKLRHKVTGLALFSALLPAIVLALLIFVQERKSTHIIGEQLDAMVAANLDQTTRDIYNLCANANDLVQLQVDAALGVADHLVKEEGGLRLGAELVRWNAVNQLNDEKRGLELPEMLLGEEWLGQNVDAAKPTALVDAVRDMVGGTATIFQRMNEEGDMLRVATNVLTLEGDRAIGTYIPAVDPDGTPNAVVSTVMRGDTYQGSAFVVNSWYLAAYEPVYDSRGEEIIGMLYVGVKRESVDSLRRALSSIEVGETGYAWIMPGQDKMGRGRYEFFRDGAAEMQDISRVRDIDGRDYIEDIRKKAIRLQPGEVGTEDVAWQDASGNVRYKEIHYAYFKPWDWVVGVTAFEREFDRPHQEVAHAFTAILKHTLIGAIATLVVVGLLATVLGGWIARPITYLTNISELVAEGRLGQAASQMEECCQVQSGNRQLVHQQDETGQLFRAILKMIRNLNALVGGVRDSSRQLAGTATEMTDTARAQEGTVQDFGSSSSEIAAAVKEISSTSQELSQTMNKVSESARNTAGIASAGRSHLEEMREGSEGLETATRSITGKLSVIAERAQAINAVVTTIAKVADQTNLLSLNAAIEAEKAGEYGLGFAVVAREIRRLADQTAVATQDIEQMVKEMQSSVSAGVMEMDKFNEAVRTGIDNTAQLSGQMENIIEQVEALTPRFDSVREGMSSQAVGASQISEAVANLNLAAHQTSASLQGFKNTTDKLNRAVQAMQDGIARFRMDGDKPASEEEPS; this is translated from the coding sequence ATGAAACTTAAGCTCCGGCACAAAGTCACCGGTCTGGCGCTCTTCTCGGCCTTGCTGCCGGCAATCGTGCTGGCGCTGCTCATATTCGTGCAGGAGCGCAAGAGTACGCACATCATCGGCGAGCAGCTTGACGCCATGGTCGCGGCTAATCTCGACCAGACCACCCGCGACATTTACAACCTGTGCGCCAACGCCAATGACCTCGTCCAGCTTCAGGTGGACGCAGCCCTCGGGGTGGCCGACCACCTCGTAAAGGAAGAAGGCGGCCTGCGTCTCGGAGCCGAGCTTGTACGCTGGAACGCGGTGAACCAGCTTAACGACGAGAAGCGCGGCCTCGAACTGCCCGAAATGCTCCTCGGTGAGGAATGGCTCGGCCAGAACGTCGACGCCGCCAAGCCCACCGCGCTGGTGGACGCCGTCCGGGACATGGTTGGCGGCACGGCGACGATTTTCCAGCGCATGAACGAGGAGGGCGATATGCTGCGCGTGGCCACCAATGTCCTCACGTTGGAGGGCGACCGCGCCATCGGCACTTACATCCCCGCCGTCGATCCCGACGGCACACCCAATGCGGTCGTTTCCACTGTCATGCGGGGCGACACTTACCAGGGCAGCGCCTTCGTGGTGAACAGTTGGTACCTGGCCGCCTATGAGCCGGTTTATGATTCGCGGGGCGAGGAGATCATCGGCATGCTCTACGTCGGCGTGAAGCGCGAGAGCGTGGACAGCCTGCGCCGGGCCTTGTCCTCCATCGAAGTGGGCGAAACCGGCTACGCCTGGATCATGCCCGGCCAGGATAAAATGGGTCGGGGACGTTACGAGTTCTTCCGCGACGGCGCGGCCGAGATGCAGGATATCTCCCGTGTGCGCGACATCGACGGACGCGACTACATCGAGGACATCCGCAAAAAGGCCATCCGGCTCCAGCCTGGCGAGGTCGGGACCGAAGACGTGGCTTGGCAGGACGCTTCCGGCAATGTCCGCTACAAGGAAATCCACTACGCCTACTTCAAGCCCTGGGATTGGGTGGTCGGGGTGACGGCTTTCGAGCGCGAGTTCGACCGTCCGCATCAGGAGGTGGCCCACGCCTTTACCGCGATTTTAAAGCACACCCTCATCGGGGCCATCGCTACGCTCGTTGTGGTCGGTTTGCTGGCCACCGTCCTGGGCGGCTGGATCGCCCGCCCGATCACTTACCTGACGAATATTTCCGAACTTGTGGCCGAAGGTCGCCTTGGGCAAGCCGCCTCGCAGATGGAAGAGTGCTGTCAGGTGCAGAGTGGTAATCGCCAACTCGTCCATCAACAGGACGAGACGGGTCAGCTTTTCCGGGCCATCCTCAAGATGATCCGCAACCTCAATGCCCTCGTCGGAGGAGTCCGCGACTCCAGCCGCCAACTGGCCGGGACCGCAACCGAGATGACGGATACGGCCCGGGCGCAGGAAGGCACGGTGCAGGACTTCGGCTCGTCTTCCAGCGAGATTGCCGCCGCCGTGAAGGAGATTTCCAGCACCTCGCAGGAGCTTTCCCAGACCATGAACAAGGTCTCCGAAAGCGCCCGCAACACCGCCGGGATCGCCAGCGCGGGCCGTTCACACCTGGAGGAGATGCGCGAGGGGTCGGAGGGGCTGGAGACGGCCACCCGGTCTATTACCGGGAAGCTCTCCGTCATCGCCGAGCGTGCGCAGGCCATCAACGCCGTGGTCACGACCATCGCCAAGGTGGCCGACCAGACGAACCTGCTCTCGCTCAATGCCGCCATTGAGGCCGAGAAGGCGGGCGAGTACGGGCTGGGCTTCGCGGTGGTGGCGCGTGAAATCCGCCGCCTGGCCGACCAGACCGCCGTGGCCACGCAGGACATCGAGCAGATGGTGAAGGAGATGCAGTCCTCGGTTTCCGCCGGGGTCATGGAGATGGACAAGTTCAACGAGGCCGTCCGCACCGGCATTGACAACACGGCCCAACTCAGCGGACAGATGGAGAACATCATCGAGCAGGTCGAGGCGCTTACGCCGCGCTTCGACAGTGTGCGCGAGGGTATGTCCTCGCAGGCCGTGGGGGCCTCGCAGATTTCCGAGGCCGTGGCCAACCTCAACCTCGCCGCCCACCAGACCTCCGCTTCGCTGCAAGGTTTTAAAAACACCACAGACAAGCTCAACCGCGCCGTCCAGGCCATGCAGGACGGGATCGCCCGGTTCCGCATGGACGGCGACAAGCCCGCCTCGGAGGAGGAGCCGTCATGA
- a CDS encoding ABC transporter permease produces MSELSTDKTLPVITVIQPAQGWLRIDWREIWNYRDLLLLLVRRDFVSRYKQSLLGPLWFVLQPLVMTVVFTVIFGRIAQIPSDGVPHTLFYLCGLLGWNYFAQILNGTSTTFTSNAHIFQKIYFPRLVVPFSVAASSIFTFIIQLGLFLLVYAGFKFFSDAGANFGMTWRVVFVPLLLVHSGILALGVGLWMSALTAKYRDLSHLNQFIIQIWLYLTIIIPVSSVPAKYLWFVLLNPMTPIIEAYKIAFLGKGTVEPLFYLCSIVISLGVFFTGTLAFQRTGRTFADTV; encoded by the coding sequence ATGAGCGAACTTTCCACCGACAAAACGCTGCCCGTCATCACCGTCATCCAACCCGCCCAGGGCTGGCTGCGTATCGACTGGCGAGAAATCTGGAACTACCGCGACCTGCTCCTGCTGCTGGTGCGGCGGGACTTCGTCTCCCGGTACAAGCAGAGCCTGCTCGGACCGCTGTGGTTCGTACTCCAGCCGCTGGTCATGACGGTCGTCTTCACCGTCATTTTCGGGCGCATCGCGCAGATTCCCTCCGACGGCGTGCCCCACACCCTGTTTTATCTCTGTGGACTTCTGGGCTGGAACTACTTCGCCCAGATTCTCAACGGCACCAGCACGACCTTCACCTCCAACGCGCACATTTTCCAAAAAATATACTTCCCGCGTCTGGTGGTGCCGTTTTCGGTCGCCGCGTCGTCCATCTTTACCTTTATCATCCAGCTCGGGCTGTTCCTGCTCGTTTACGCCGGTTTCAAGTTCTTCTCCGACGCGGGCGCGAACTTCGGCATGACCTGGCGGGTCGTCTTCGTGCCGCTGCTGCTGGTGCACTCGGGCATCCTCGCGCTCGGAGTCGGGCTGTGGATGAGCGCCCTCACCGCCAAGTACCGCGATCTCTCCCACCTCAACCAGTTCATCATCCAGATCTGGCTCTACCTGACGATTATCATCCCCGTCTCCAGCGTCCCGGCCAAGTACCTGTGGTTCGTCCTGCTCAACCCGATGACCCCGATCATCGAAGCCTACAAGATAGCCTTCCTGGGCAAGGGCACCGTCGAACCTCTTTTCTACCTGTGCTCCATCGTCATCAGCCTCGGGGTCTTCTTCACCGGAACTCTCGCTTTCCAGCGTACCGGACGCACCTTCGCCGACACGGTGTAA